The segment AGTGGGTGCTTGGTAGCGAAGTGGTATTGCCATCCGGAATGCCAGTGGCATTCGTCATGGATCTGCGGCGGGCATTGTCGGAATGCGCCGGCAGCTTGGCTTGCCTTGCGGTGTGATCCGGTGCTTGAGTGCTTGCCGGCTTCTGGAATGCCTTGCGCGGGAGGTGTGGGGCTTGCGCAAGGCGGTGGCCCCGGGCGGCCTTCGAGGCCCTCAGCAAAATTCTTTGCAAAAACATTTGCAGAGGAAAAATGCTGTGCTATAGTCTAGGGCTTGCCTCGGAGGGGTGGCCGAGTGGTTAAAGGCAGCAGACTGTAAATCTGCCCGCTAACGCGTACGCTGGTTCGAATCCAGCCTCCTCCACCAAGGCAAACAAGGTCCAAGTGGCCTCGCATGCGATGCGTTTTGAGCGTGTCGCGAGAGCTGTTGAGACTGGCGCTCCCGGGCGGGAGTAGTTCAATGGTAGAACCTTAGCCTTCCAAGCTAATGACGCGGGTTCGATTCCCGTCTCCCGCTCCAGAGGCTTGGAAGTTGTGTCGTCGTAGTCGGCACTGGTTTGGTGATTGTCATGAGTCGCCAAACCTGTGTCGATGCCCATGTGGCTCAGGGGTAGAGCACTCCCTTGGTAAGGGAGAGGTCACGCGTTCGATCCGCGTCATGGGCACCACCAAATTCCTTCTCTGATCTGTTCGCCTCCAGGAGCGCAAGATGGCAAAAGGTAAGTTTGAGCGCAACAAGCCTCACGTAAACATCGGCACGATCGGCCACGTTGACCATGGCAAGACGTCGCTGACGGCAGCGATCACGAAGTACTTCGGCGAGTTCAAGGCGTACGACCAGATCGACGCTGCCCCGGAAGAAAAGGCGCGCGGCATCACCATCTCGACGGCACACGTCGAATACGAGACGGCGAACCGTCACTACGCCCACGTTGACTGCCCCGGCCACGCCGACTACGTCAAGAACATGATCACCGGTGCTGCCCAGATGGACGGCGCGATCCTGGTTTGCTCGGCTGCCGACGGCCCGATGCCGCAGACGCGCGAGCACATCCTGCTCGCCCGTCAGGTTGGCGTTCCGGCCATCGTCGTGTTCCTCAACAAGGTCGACCAGGTTGACGACGCCGAACTTCTCGAGCTCGTCGAGCTTGAAGTTCGCGAACTTCTGTCGTCCTACGATTTCCCGGGCGACGACATTCCGATCGTCAAGGGTTCGGCTCTTGCCGCTCTCGAAGACTCGAACAAGGAAATCGGCGAGAACGCCATCCGCAAGCTGATGGAAGAAGTCGACGCGTACATCCCGACGCCGGAGCGTCCGATCGACCAGCCGTTCCTGATGCCGATCGAAGACGTGTTCTCGATCTCGGGCCGCGGTACGGTTGTTACGGGTCGCGTTGAGCGCGGTATCGTGAAGGTCGGTGAAGAAATCGAAATCGTCGGCATCCGTCCGACGACGAAGACGACCTGCACGGGCGTTGAAATGTTCCGCAAGCTGCTCGACCAGGGCCAGGCCGGCGACAACATCGGTGCGCTGCTGCGCGGTGTGAACCGTGACGGCGTCGAGCGTGGCCAGATCCTGTGTAAGCCGGGTTCGGTCAAGCCGCACAAGAAGTTCAAGGCAGAAGCCTACATCCTGACGAAGGAAGAAGGCGGCCGTCATACGCCGTTCTTCACGAACTACCGTCCGCAGTTCTACTTCCGCACGACGGACGTTACGGGCATCGTAACGCTTCCGGAAGGCACGGAAATGGTTATGCCGGGCGACAACGTCACGGTTGACGTCGAGCTGATCGTTCCGATCGCGATGGAAGAAAAGCTGCGCTTCGCTATCCGCGAAGGCGGCCGTACCGTCGGCGCAGGCATCGTTGCCTCCATCGTCGAGTAATTTTTTCCAAGGACCACAGGGGCATAGCTCAATTGGCAGAGCGTCGGTCTCCAAAACCGAAGGTTGGGGGTTCGAGACCCTCTGCCCCTGCCAGCGAAAATCATCAGCGATAATCGCTGGTTCCAGTGGTCAGGCAATAGCCCGCGGGAGTTGATCCCGGCGGGCTTTGCTGCTGGTGGGTCTTGAAAGATCCGCTGGCGTCTCAAAAGAAGCATCCGTTCAATGTCCAATCCTCAAGTCGAAACGGTCACGACCGGCGCTGACAAGGTCAAGCTGGCTGGCGCCGTGCTGCTGCTGATTGCTGCGCTGGTGGCGTTCTACGCCCTCAGCAAGCAGGGCGCGCTGGCGCAGTGGGCGGCCCTGCTGGTGCTGCTGGCTGCCGCTGCGGGGGCCTTCTTCACCTCGGAATCCGGCAAGTCCCTGATCGCCTACGGTCAGGACTCGATCAAGGAAGTCCGCAAGGTGGTGTGGCCCACCCACAAGGAGGCGCGTCAGATGACTCTGTACGTGTTTGCCTTCGTGGTGGTGATGGCCTTGTTCCTGTGGCTGACCGACAAGACGCTGGAATGGGTGTTGTACGACCTGGTCCTGGGCTGGAAGCGCTGAAGAGGAAGTCATGAGCGAAGAGCAAGAAAACATCGTCGCCAGCGAAGCCGCAGCCCCCGTCGGCCTGCCCAAGCGCTGGTACGTGCTGCATGCCTATTCCGGCATGGAGAAGGCCGTCGAGCGCAATCTGCGTGAGCGCATCGACCGCGCCGGCATGCAGGAGAAGTTCGGCCGCATCCTGGTGCCGACCGAAGAAGTCGTCGAGCTGAAGAACGGCAAGAAGGCCGTGTCCGAGCGCCGCTTCTTCCCGGGTTATGTTTTCGTCGAAATGGTGATGGAAGACGACACCTGGCACTTGGTGAAGCACACCTCCAAGGTGACGGGCTTCATCGGCGGCGCCAAGAACCGCCCGGCTCCGATCTCGGAGGCTGAGGTGATGAAGATCGTCAACCAGATGCAGGAAGGCATCGAGAAGCCCCGGCCCAAGGTCGAGTGGACGGTGGGCGAGATCGTGCGCGTCAAGGAAGGTCCCTTCACCGACTTCAACGGCTCGGTGGAAGAGGTCAACTACGACAAGTCCAAGGTCCGCGTGTCGGTCACCATTTTCGGCCGCGCCACGCCGGTCGAGCTGGACTTCGGTCAGGTGGAGAAGGTTTGACGAGCCGATAGGGGCGTCAAACTTCGCCGAGGCTCGACGGAGTCGAAGGCAAGGTTCCAGGGCCTGGCAGTTGCCCCAAAGCTGCCCGTAGTCAGTCTGCAACGAGAGGCGGACAAGAGGAGTGAAGGTAAGGGCGCAAGCCCCAGTCCTTCGCGCTAGCACTCAGGCGCAGCGGCGAGGCCGCCGCAGCGCTTCTAGGAGAAAACATGGCCAAGAAGATTGTCGGCTTCATCAAGCTGCAAATCCCGGCTGGCAAGGCAAACCCGTCCCCGCCGATCGGCCCGGCGCTTGGTCAGCGTGGCATTAACATCATGGAATTCTGCAAGTCGTTCAACGCCCAGACGCAGAGCTATGAGCCGGGCCTGAAGCTGCCGGTGGTGATCACCGCCTTCGCGGACAAGAGCTTCACCTTCGTGATCAAGTCGCCCCCGGCGACCGTGCTGCTGAAGAAGGCCGCCAAGATCGAGAAGGGTTCGCAGCGTCCTCATCTGGACAAGGTCGGCAAGCTGACCCGCGCCCAGCTGGAAGAGATCGTGAAGACCAAGCAGAAGGACCTGACCGCGGCCGATCTGGACGCTGGCGTGCGCACCATCGCTGGTTCTGCCCGTTCGATGGGCATCATCGTGGAGGGTGTGTGAAATGGCTAAGCTGACCAAGAAGCAAAAGGCCCTGCAGGGCAAGGTCGAGACGACCAAGCTGTACGGTCTGGGCGATGCCCTGGATCTGGTGAAGAGCCTGGCCACCGCCAAGTTCGACGAGTCGATCGACGTCGCTGTCCAGCTGGGCATCGATGCCAAGAAGTCGGATCAGGTCGTTCGTGGCGCCGTCGTGCTGCCGCACGGCACCGGCAAGACCAAGCGCGTCGCCGTCTTCGCCCGTGGCGCCAAGGCTGACGAAGCCAAGGCTGCCGGCGCAGACATCGTTGGCGCCGAAGAGCTCGTCGAAATCGTCCAGGGCGGCAAGATCGACTTCGATCGTTGCATCGCGACCCCGGACATGATGCCGCTCGTCGGCCGTCTCGGTAAGGTTCTCGGCCCGCGCGGCATGATGCCGAACCCGAAGGTCGGCACCGTCACCATGGACGTTGCAGGCGCCGTCAAGGCATCCAAGGGCGGTGCTGTCGAGTTCCGCGTCGAGAAGGCTGGTATCATCCACGCCGGCATCGGCAAGGCTTCCTTCGACACCGACAAGCTGCAGGACAACCTGCGTGCTCTGGTTGAGGCCCTGAACAAGGCCAAGCCGGCTTCCAGCAAGGGTGTCTACCTGCGCAAGGTCGCCGTGTCTTCCACCATGGGCGTTGGCGCCCGCGTGGAAATCGCCTCGATCAACGCCTCGGCTGCTGCAGCCTAAGGCTTTTCAGATGAGGTCTGCCGCGAGTCTGGCGGCGGGCTGATGAATTGGTGGGGCACCGTGCGGCGTCAGCCGCGCGGTGCGTCATCCAAGACCGTTGGTGTGAAGCCTTGCTGTATGGGGGCAACGCTTAATCGGAGGTCTGTCCTCCGGCCAACGCAGATGGCGGTCCCGCTGCAAAGGAATTCTCGTGGTTCCCGAACAGAAGGTCGCTGATTCCGGTGTCCCGGAGGCCGCAAGGCCCGAGGGGCGTAATGTGAGGAGTAGACCTTGAGTCTCAATCGCAACGAGAAAGCAGCCGTTGTGTCGGAAGTGGCAGCGCAAGCCGCCAAGTCCCAGACGCTGGCGCTGGCCGAGTACCGTGGCCTCACCGTGGAAGCCCTGAACAAGCTGCGCGTCAATGCGCGTGCCCAAGGCGTGTATCTTCATGTGCTGAAGAACACCCTGGCACGTCGTGCTGTCGCCGGCACCTCGTTCGAGGCTGCTTCGGAGAGCATGGTCGGTCCGCTGATCTACGGCTTTTCGGAAGACGCTGTCGCGGCTGCCAAAGTCATCGCTGACTTTGCCAAGACCAACGACAAGCTCGTCATCAAGGGTGGTGCCTACGGCGGCAAGGCTCTGGACGTCAATGGCGTGAAGGCGCTGGCGGCTGTCCCGAGCAAGGAAGTCCTGCTGTCGCAGATCGCTGGCCTGCTCAAGTCGCCGGTGCAGCGCACCGCGGCCGTGCTGGCTGCCCTGGCTCAGCAAAAGGGTGGTGGCGAACAAGCCGCCGAAGCCCCCGCTGCTGCCTGATCCAGGCACACAACCCACAAGCAACTTATCTGTTTTTAGGAACACATCATGGCATTCGACAAAGACGCTTTCCTGGCTGCCCTGGACAGCATGACCGTTCTGGAACTGAACGACCTGGTCAAGGCAATTGAAGAGAAGTTCGGCGTGTCCGCCGCTTCGATGGCTGCTCCGGCTGCTGGCGGCGCTGCTGCTGGTGGCGCTGCTGCCGCTGAAGAGAAGACCGAGTTCACCGTCGTGCTGACCGAAGCCGGCGCCAACAAGGTGGGCGTGATCAAGGCCGTGCGCGAAATCACCGGCCTGGGCCTGAAGGAAGCCAAGGACCTGGTCGACGGCGCTCCGAAGCCCGTCAAGGAAGGCATTGCCAAGGCCGACGCCGAAGCCGCCAAGAAGAAGCTGGAAGAAGCCGGCGCCAAGGTCGAACTCAAGTAATTCGACTTTGGGGAGGCGGGGTGCGAACCCTGCCTCCAATGCGAGAGGGGTGGTCTGCAAAGGCCTCCCCTTTCGTCGTCTAGGGTTAGTCCCATTGAGTGCAGTTGAAAGAGCCACTGCTGCGGTATGATGCGCGGTTCTTTCAAGTGTTCTCTGATCCGACTGCAGGGAGCCGGTTTGGTCGGGCCTCGGTGCAATGCCGAGGTTGTCCGCCAGCGGTTGGTAGTGGCCAACCACCAAGCTTCGGGCGCAATGCCCGAATAGCCAGTCGCCGACGAAGTCCGTCCCACGGCCAGGGATGGGCTCTCGACACGGAGTGTTTATGGCGCAAACAACCCCCTACAGCTATACCGAGCGCAAGCGTATCCGCAAGAGCTTCGGCAAGCGTGCTAGCGTTCTCAACGTGCCCTATCTGCTGACCATGCAGAAGGATTCGTACGTTGCCTTCCTGCAGAAGGACGTTCCTCCCGCCAAGCGCAAGCCCGAAGGCTTGCAGGCAGCCTTCCTCTCGGCGTTCCCGATCGTGTCGCACAACGGGTTCGTGGAGATGAAGTTCCTCGAATACAACATTGCCAAGCCGCCGTTCGACACTCGCGAGTGCCAGCAGCGCGGCCTGACCTATGCAGCCGCCGTGCGTGCACGCCTGCAGATGATCATCTACGACCGTGAGTCGCCCCAGGCGAAGACCGTCAAGGAGATCAAGGAGCAAGAGGTCTATATGGGCGAAGTGCCCCTGATGACCGACTATGGCTCCTTCATCGTCAATGGCACCGAGCGTGTCATCGTTTCGCAGCTGCATCGCTCGCCCGGCGTGTTCTTCGAGCACGACAAGGGCAAGACCCACTCGTCCGGCAAGCTGCTGTTCAGCGCCCGCATCATTCCCTACCGCGGCTCCTGGCTGGACTTCGAGTTCGACCCGAAGGACATCCTGTACTTCCGCGTCGACCGCCGTCGCAAGATGCCGGTCACCATCCTGCTCAAGGCCATCGGCCTGAACCCCGAGCAGATCCTGGCCCACTTCTTCGTGTTCGACAACTTCCGTCTGATGGACTCCGGTGCCCAGATGGAATTCGTGGCCGACCGCCTGAAGGGTGAAGTCGCCCGCTTCGACATCACGGACAAGAGCGGCAATGTGCTGGTCGAGAAGGACAAGCGCATCACCGCCCGCCATGTGCGTCAGCTGGAGCAGTCCGGCACCCAGCACATCACCGTGCCGGAAGACTTCCTGGTCGGCCGCGTGCTGGCCAAGAACATGGTGGACGGCGACACCGGCGAGATCATCGCCAAGGCCAATGACGAGCTGACCGACAGCCTGCTGAAGAAGCTGCGCCAGGCCGGCATCAAGGACATCCAGTGCCTGTACACCAACGAGCTGGATGAAGGCGCCTACATCAGCCAGACCCTGGCCTCGGACGAAACCTCCGAGCAGCTGGCTGCCCGCGTCGCCATCTATCGCATGATGCGTCCCGGCGAGCCGCCTACGGAAGACGCCGTCGAGGCCCTGTTCAACCGCCTGTTCTACAGCACCGACACCTACGACCTGAGCCGCGTCGGCCGGATGAAGTTCAACGCCCGCGTGGGCCGCGACACGCCGGAAGGCAATATGAACTTGTCGAACGACGACATTCTTGCCGTCGTGAAGATGCTGGTCGAGCTGCGCGACGGCAAGGGCGAGATCGACGACATCGACAACCTCGGCAACCGCCGCGTCCGTTCGGTCGGCGAGCTGATGGAGAACCAGTACCGTCTCGGCCTGCTGCGCATGGAGCGCGCGATCAAGGAACGCATGTCCTCGATCGAGATCGACACGGTCATGCCGCAGGACCTGATCAACGCGAAGCCGGCGGCCGCCGCCGTTCGCGAATTCTTCGGTTCCTCGCAGCTCTCGCAGTTCATGGACCAGGTGAACCCGCTGTCGGAAATCACCCACAAGCGCCGTCTTTCGGCTCTTGGCCCGGGTGGTCTGACCCGCGAGCGCGCCGGCTTCGAAGTGCGCGACGTTCACCCGACCCACTACGGCCGTATCTGCCCGATCGAAACGCCGGAAGGCCCGAACATCGGTCTGATCAACTCGCTCGCCACCTTCGCCCGCGTCAACAAGTACGGCTTCATCGAAAGCCCGTACCGCAAGATCGTCGACGGCAAGGTCACGAACGAGGTGGTCTACCTCTCCGCCATGGAAGAGGCCAAGTACCACGTCGCCCAGGCCAACTCGGTGCTCGAAGCCGACAACTCGTTCTCGGAAGAGTTCGTCGTCTGCCGTCACGCCGGCGAAGTCATGCTCGCCCCGCGCGACCAGATCAACCTCATGGACGTTTCGCCGAAGCAGCTCGTTTCGGTCGCGGCCGCGCTCATCCCGTTCCTCGAGAACGACGACGCGAACCGCGCGCTCATGGGCTCGAACATGCAGCGTCAGGCCGTGCCGCTCCTGCGGGCGGAAGCTCCGTTCGTCGGCACCGGCATGGAGCCGGTCGTCGCCCGTGACTCGGGCGCCGCCATCGCGGCCCGCCGCGGCGGTGTCGTCGACCAGGTCGACGCGACCCGTATCGTTATCCGCGCCACCGAAGACCTCGATCCGTCGAAGTCGGGCGTCGATATCTACCGCCTGCAGAAGTTCCAGCGTTCCAACCAGAACACCTGCGTCAACCAGCGCCCGCTGGTCACCGTCGGCGACGTTCTGAACAAGGGCGACATCATCGCGGACGGTCCGTCGACCGACCTCGGCGACCTCGCGCTCGGCCGCAACGCGCTCGTCGCGTTCATGCCGTGGAACGGCTACAACTACGAAGACTCGATCCTGATGTCCGAACGCATCGTCTCCGACGACGTGTTCACCTCGATCCACATCGAGGAATTCGAAGTCATGGCCCGCGACACCAAGCTGGGCCCGGAAGAAATCACGCGCGACATTCCGAACGTTTCGGAAGAAGCGCTGAAGAACCTCGACGAAGCCGGTATCGTCTATATCGGTGCAGAGGTTCAGCCGGGCGACATCCTGGTCGGCAAGATCACCCCGAAGGGCGAAAGCCCGATGACGCCGGAAGAAAAGCTCCTGCGCGCCATCTTCGGTGAAAAGGCCTCCGACGTTCGCGACACCTCCATGCGCATGCCGCCCGGCACCTTCGGCACGGTCGTCGAAGTTCGCGTCTTCAACCGTGAAGGCATCCAGCGCGACAAGCGCGCCCAGCAGATCATCGACGATGAGCTCAAGCGCTTCCGCCTGGACCTGAATGACCAGCTGCGCATCGTCGAGGCCGACGCCTTCGACCGTATCGAGAAGCTGCTGATCGGCAAGATCGCCAATGGCGGTCCCAAGAAGATCAGCAAGGGCACGGTCATCTCCAAGGACTACCTGGCCGAGGTCGAGAAGTTCCACTGGTTCGACATCCGTCCCGCCGAGGACGATGTGGCCAACCAGCTGGAGTCGATCAAGAACTCGCTGGAGCAGACCCGCCACAGCTTCGACCTCGCCTTCGAAGAGAAGCGCAAGAAGCTCACGCAAGGCGACGAAATGCCCCCGGGCGTCATGAAGATGGTCAAGGTCTTCGTCGCTGTGAAGCGCAAGATCCAGCCGGGCGACAAGATGGCCGGCCGTCACGGCAACAAGGGTGTCGTCTCGCGCATCCTGCCGATCGAGGACATGCCGTTCCTCGAAGACGGCACGCATGTCGACATCTGCTTGAACCCGCTGGGCGTGCCTTCGCGCATGAACGTCGGTCAGGTGCTGGAAGTGCATCTGGGCTGGGCCGGCAAGGGCATCGGCCTGCGCATCGGCGACATGCTGCAGGAGCAGGCCAAGGTGGCCGAGCTGCGCAAGTTCCTGGACGAGCTCTACAACGGCCATGGCGGCAAGAGCGAGAACCTGGACGAGCTGAGCGACGACGAGGTCGTCGAGATGGCGCGCAACCTGGCCAAGGGTGTGACCTTCGCGACCCCGGTGTTCGACGGCGCCAAGGAAGAAGAGATCCGCGCCATGCTGAAGCTGGCCTACCCGGACGATATCGCCGCGAAGAAGGGCCTGACCCCGACCCGCACCCAGGCGTATCTCTACGACGGCCGTACGGGCGAGCCCTTCGACCGCAAGGTCACCGTCGGCTACATGTACATGATCAAGCTGAACCACCTCGTGGACGACAAGATCCACGCCCGTTCGATCGGCCCGTACTCGCTCGTTACCCAGCAGCCGCTGGGCGGCAAGGCGCAGTTCGGCGGCCAGCGCTTCGGGGAAATGGAGGTCTGGGCGCTCGAAGCCTACGGCGCCGCCTACACGCTGCAGGAAATGCTGACCGTGAAGTCGGACGACGTCGCGGGCCGCACCAAGGTGTACGAGGCGATCGTGCGTGGCGACGACACATTCGAAGCGGGCATTCCGGAGAGCTTCAACGTTCTCGTCAAGGAAATGCGCTCGCTCGGTCTGTCGGTCGAGCTCGAGAACTCCAAGGTCGACCCCGCTGCGGAAGCCGGCCAGCTTCCCGACGCGGCGGAATAAGCGCCTGATCAGGTGCGCGCCGGAACGGCGCGCACCGTTTCCGCCTCGGCCCGGTCGGGCAGGGGCG is part of the Shinella sp. XGS7 genome and harbors:
- the nusG gene encoding transcription termination/antitermination protein NusG, which produces MPKRWYVLHAYSGMEKAVERNLRERIDRAGMQEKFGRILVPTEEVVELKNGKKAVSERRFFPGYVFVEMVMEDDTWHLVKHTSKVTGFIGGAKNRPAPISEAEVMKIVNQMQEGIEKPRPKVEWTVGEIVRVKEGPFTDFNGSVEEVNYDKSKVRVSVTIFGRATPVELDFGQVEKV
- the rplL gene encoding 50S ribosomal protein L7/L12, whose translation is MAFDKDAFLAALDSMTVLELNDLVKAIEEKFGVSAASMAAPAAGGAAAGGAAAAEEKTEFTVVLTEAGANKVGVIKAVREITGLGLKEAKDLVDGAPKPVKEGIAKADAEAAKKKLEEAGAKVELK
- the secE gene encoding preprotein translocase subunit SecE, whose protein sequence is MSNPQVETVTTGADKVKLAGAVLLLIAALVAFYALSKQGALAQWAALLVLLAAAAGAFFTSESGKSLIAYGQDSIKEVRKVVWPTHKEARQMTLYVFAFVVVMALFLWLTDKTLEWVLYDLVLGWKR
- the rplA gene encoding 50S ribosomal protein L1, encoding MAKLTKKQKALQGKVETTKLYGLGDALDLVKSLATAKFDESIDVAVQLGIDAKKSDQVVRGAVVLPHGTGKTKRVAVFARGAKADEAKAAGADIVGAEELVEIVQGGKIDFDRCIATPDMMPLVGRLGKVLGPRGMMPNPKVGTVTMDVAGAVKASKGGAVEFRVEKAGIIHAGIGKASFDTDKLQDNLRALVEALNKAKPASSKGVYLRKVAVSSTMGVGARVEIASINASAAAA
- the rpoB gene encoding DNA-directed RNA polymerase subunit beta, whose product is MAQTTPYSYTERKRIRKSFGKRASVLNVPYLLTMQKDSYVAFLQKDVPPAKRKPEGLQAAFLSAFPIVSHNGFVEMKFLEYNIAKPPFDTRECQQRGLTYAAAVRARLQMIIYDRESPQAKTVKEIKEQEVYMGEVPLMTDYGSFIVNGTERVIVSQLHRSPGVFFEHDKGKTHSSGKLLFSARIIPYRGSWLDFEFDPKDILYFRVDRRRKMPVTILLKAIGLNPEQILAHFFVFDNFRLMDSGAQMEFVADRLKGEVARFDITDKSGNVLVEKDKRITARHVRQLEQSGTQHITVPEDFLVGRVLAKNMVDGDTGEIIAKANDELTDSLLKKLRQAGIKDIQCLYTNELDEGAYISQTLASDETSEQLAARVAIYRMMRPGEPPTEDAVEALFNRLFYSTDTYDLSRVGRMKFNARVGRDTPEGNMNLSNDDILAVVKMLVELRDGKGEIDDIDNLGNRRVRSVGELMENQYRLGLLRMERAIKERMSSIEIDTVMPQDLINAKPAAAAVREFFGSSQLSQFMDQVNPLSEITHKRRLSALGPGGLTRERAGFEVRDVHPTHYGRICPIETPEGPNIGLINSLATFARVNKYGFIESPYRKIVDGKVTNEVVYLSAMEEAKYHVAQANSVLEADNSFSEEFVVCRHAGEVMLAPRDQINLMDVSPKQLVSVAAALIPFLENDDANRALMGSNMQRQAVPLLRAEAPFVGTGMEPVVARDSGAAIAARRGGVVDQVDATRIVIRATEDLDPSKSGVDIYRLQKFQRSNQNTCVNQRPLVTVGDVLNKGDIIADGPSTDLGDLALGRNALVAFMPWNGYNYEDSILMSERIVSDDVFTSIHIEEFEVMARDTKLGPEEITRDIPNVSEEALKNLDEAGIVYIGAEVQPGDILVGKITPKGESPMTPEEKLLRAIFGEKASDVRDTSMRMPPGTFGTVVEVRVFNREGIQRDKRAQQIIDDELKRFRLDLNDQLRIVEADAFDRIEKLLIGKIANGGPKKISKGTVISKDYLAEVEKFHWFDIRPAEDDVANQLESIKNSLEQTRHSFDLAFEEKRKKLTQGDEMPPGVMKMVKVFVAVKRKIQPGDKMAGRHGNKGVVSRILPIEDMPFLEDGTHVDICLNPLGVPSRMNVGQVLEVHLGWAGKGIGLRIGDMLQEQAKVAELRKFLDELYNGHGGKSENLDELSDDEVVEMARNLAKGVTFATPVFDGAKEEEIRAMLKLAYPDDIAAKKGLTPTRTQAYLYDGRTGEPFDRKVTVGYMYMIKLNHLVDDKIHARSIGPYSLVTQQPLGGKAQFGGQRFGEMEVWALEAYGAAYTLQEMLTVKSDDVAGRTKVYEAIVRGDDTFEAGIPESFNVLVKEMRSLGLSVELENSKVDPAAEAGQLPDAAE
- the rplJ gene encoding 50S ribosomal protein L10, coding for MSLNRNEKAAVVSEVAAQAAKSQTLALAEYRGLTVEALNKLRVNARAQGVYLHVLKNTLARRAVAGTSFEAASESMVGPLIYGFSEDAVAAAKVIADFAKTNDKLVIKGGAYGGKALDVNGVKALAAVPSKEVLLSQIAGLLKSPVQRTAAVLAALAQQKGGGEQAAEAPAAA
- the rplK gene encoding 50S ribosomal protein L11 — protein: MAKKIVGFIKLQIPAGKANPSPPIGPALGQRGINIMEFCKSFNAQTQSYEPGLKLPVVITAFADKSFTFVIKSPPATVLLKKAAKIEKGSQRPHLDKVGKLTRAQLEEIVKTKQKDLTAADLDAGVRTIAGSARSMGIIVEGV
- the tuf gene encoding elongation factor Tu; this translates as MAKGKFERNKPHVNIGTIGHVDHGKTSLTAAITKYFGEFKAYDQIDAAPEEKARGITISTAHVEYETANRHYAHVDCPGHADYVKNMITGAAQMDGAILVCSAADGPMPQTREHILLARQVGVPAIVVFLNKVDQVDDAELLELVELEVRELLSSYDFPGDDIPIVKGSALAALEDSNKEIGENAIRKLMEEVDAYIPTPERPIDQPFLMPIEDVFSISGRGTVVTGRVERGIVKVGEEIEIVGIRPTTKTTCTGVEMFRKLLDQGQAGDNIGALLRGVNRDGVERGQILCKPGSVKPHKKFKAEAYILTKEEGGRHTPFFTNYRPQFYFRTTDVTGIVTLPEGTEMVMPGDNVTVDVELIVPIAMEEKLRFAIREGGRTVGAGIVASIVE